The following coding sequences lie in one Arachis stenosperma cultivar V10309 chromosome 5, arast.V10309.gnm1.PFL2, whole genome shotgun sequence genomic window:
- the LOC130980689 gene encoding cationic amino acid transporter 8, vacuolar-like, whose protein sequence is MSSTSSFMLARTPRHCLTAWDLTWVAFGFVVRSKIFLITGQEAHIDAGPAIVLAYAISGFSALLFALCYTEFAVNVSISGGSFSFLRIKLGDFIAFFTAENILLEAVVGAVGPFMVLLFCHTKNTSILNWLSSISITLVIVFIIVVGFVHNKASNLAPFFLMGMKGVFNAATVVYWSYTGFDMVATMVEDGGGWLGMAEVGGSGDSSIPKYSS, encoded by the exons ATGAGCTCAACGTCCTCCTTCATGCTAGCGAGAACCCCACGCCACTGCCTCACTGCCTGGGACCTCACCTGGGTCGCTTTCGGCTTCGTCGTTCGCTCCAAAATCTTCCTAATCACCGGCCAAGAGGCCCACATCGACGCCGGTCCCGCCATCGTTCTCGCCTACGCTATCTCTGGCTTCTCCGCCCTCCTTTTCGCCCTCTGCTACACTGAGTTCGCAGTCAACGTCTCTATCTCCGGTGGCTCTTTCTCCTTCCTTCGCATCAAGCTTGGTGACTTCATTGCCTTCTTTACCGCTGAAAACATCCTCCTCGAGGCTGTTGTAGGCGCTGTCGGCCCGTTCATGGTCCTTTTATTTTGCCA CACTAAGAATACCTCAATCCTGAATTGGCTTAGCTCCATTTCCATTACGCTTGTTATTGTGTTCATCATCGTAGTTGGATTTGTTCACAATAAAGCCTCAAACCTGGCGCCATTCTTCCTTATGGGGATGAAGGGAGTGTTCAATGCTGCTACGGTTGTGTATTGGTCTTATACAGGCTTCGACATGGTGGCAACTATGGTTGAGGATGGCGGAGGTTGGTTGGGGATGGCGGAGGTAGGCGGTAGTGGTGATTCCTCCATTCCGAAATATAGCAGTTGA